In a single window of the Anaerocolumna cellulosilytica genome:
- the addB gene encoding helicase-exonuclease AddAB subunit AddB, with product MSLQLVLGKSGSGKSYYLYNEIINKSIQNEKTNYLILVPEQFTLQTQKDIVSMHPRQGTMNIDILSFMRLAYRIFDEVGEDDRPVLEDTGKSMVLRKLVAARRKELELFNHDVQKQGFIDELKSLISEIYQYSISIEKLEEMEQKSQGKPMLRGKLHDIIVIYKAFREYLSENYITAEEILDVLCEAIPKSKLIAESIICLDGFTGFTPAQYKLLLLLIQRAKKVIITITMDKYEMDKPDLEYKLFHLSKKTIKHLMDLGEMEQITVDPPIFMENVYKSRTPYRYKESRALAALEESLFRYPVREFKEEQSSISIHAAKAKKQEVNLVIREIKHLVREKGYRYQDIAVVTGDIAGYGRELQRGFEKAGIACFIDHKRDILSNPFVEFLRSALSIVAENFDYESIFRYLRSGLSGILQDDTDLLENYILALGIRGFNCYSTPFIRRYKGLSEGDLTRINETRQTLYEQILPLYQILKDKTKTVKEYTLGLYEFGIKMEVPQELEKFAEAFREQKLLAAAREYDQIYGIVMDLYDKLVELLGEEVIPLKDYIKILEAGLKEAKVGLIPPGLDQVMVGDIKRTRLKDIKALFFVGANDGIIPGSNDKGGILTDMERQALSEQNLELAPTQRQAAYTEKFYLYLAMTKPQERLYITFSKLSEDGKAVRPSYIIDTVRKIFPLLTIQDEEDFNEDLEHILGDNNGMDYLIKGIRNLSVFEETDTWKELFSYYHSKEEFRDTLRQLSQAATYVNQDKGLSKQIAGLLYGNILSGSVTRFEKYAACAFAHYVTYGLELQERQEYRLAVPDIGNLFHNAIELFSRKMSESEYNWHTIPDVIRDTWAAECVQEAAQGYGNAIFSSSKRYNYLVKRVERITKRTLWALSEQIKKGDFEPLAYELFFSEKSSLNSLNIDLSKEKGIRLQGRIDRLDLCEEENKLMVRVIDYKSGTTSFDLLSLYYGLQIQLAVYMSAALELMEQEHPDKEVIPAGILYYNIDDPFVDKGSNAEESILKELKMNGIVNSDAEVIKRLDKTFQTEGEQIRPSVKSDVIPVESNKDGLPTKRSSIADAGRLKRMEDYVIKTVKQYGDAILQGKTDIKPYQMGKRTACDYCPYKSVCGFDTKLNGYAYRNLGSLSTEEVWEKLTRKNGNKEGGDSSELDD from the coding sequence ATGTCTTTGCAATTGGTTTTAGGTAAATCCGGTTCTGGCAAATCATATTATTTGTATAATGAAATCATTAATAAATCCATTCAAAATGAAAAGACAAATTATTTGATTTTAGTGCCGGAGCAGTTTACCCTGCAAACACAAAAGGATATCGTATCTATGCACCCCAGACAGGGTACTATGAACATAGACATCCTAAGCTTTATGCGTCTTGCTTACCGTATATTTGATGAGGTGGGGGAAGATGACAGACCAGTTCTTGAAGATACCGGAAAAAGTATGGTACTTAGAAAGTTAGTGGCAGCAAGACGGAAGGAACTGGAATTATTTAATCATGATGTGCAAAAGCAAGGTTTTATAGATGAATTAAAATCCTTGATTTCAGAGATATACCAGTATAGCATCAGTATAGAAAAATTAGAGGAAATGGAGCAAAAATCCCAGGGAAAACCCATGCTTCGGGGAAAGCTCCACGATATCATTGTTATATATAAGGCTTTTAGAGAATACTTAAGTGAAAATTATATAACGGCAGAGGAGATTTTAGATGTACTATGTGAAGCAATACCGAAGTCAAAGCTAATTGCTGAGAGTATAATCTGTTTGGACGGATTTACCGGCTTTACTCCAGCTCAGTACAAATTACTTTTATTACTTATACAAAGGGCAAAAAAAGTAATCATTACCATAACTATGGACAAATATGAAATGGACAAGCCGGATTTAGAATACAAACTGTTTCATCTAAGTAAGAAGACTATAAAACATCTGATGGATTTAGGTGAAATGGAACAAATAACGGTAGATCCTCCAATATTTATGGAAAATGTCTATAAGAGCAGGACGCCATATCGCTACAAAGAAAGTCGTGCTCTGGCGGCATTAGAGGAATCCCTTTTCCGCTACCCTGTAAGAGAGTTTAAAGAGGAACAAAGCAGTATCAGTATTCATGCTGCTAAGGCAAAGAAACAGGAAGTGAATCTGGTTATCAGGGAAATAAAACATCTGGTACGGGAGAAAGGGTACCGTTATCAGGATATCGCAGTTGTAACTGGGGATATTGCAGGTTATGGCAGGGAACTTCAAAGAGGATTTGAAAAGGCCGGAATTGCCTGTTTTATTGATCATAAGAGAGATATATTATCGAATCCTTTTGTAGAATTTTTAAGGTCTGCACTTAGTATTGTGGCGGAAAATTTTGATTATGAAAGTATATTTCGCTATCTAAGAAGCGGTTTATCCGGAATTTTGCAAGATGATACAGATTTGCTTGAAAACTATATTCTGGCTTTAGGGATTCGTGGCTTTAACTGTTATAGCACTCCTTTTATACGGCGTTATAAAGGATTATCAGAAGGTGACTTAACAAGAATTAATGAAACAAGGCAAACTCTATATGAGCAGATTCTTCCTTTATACCAGATATTAAAAGACAAAACCAAAACCGTAAAAGAGTATACCCTGGGACTGTATGAGTTTGGCATAAAAATGGAGGTTCCTCAGGAGCTAGAGAAATTTGCCGAAGCATTTCGGGAACAGAAGCTGTTGGCAGCAGCCAGAGAATATGATCAAATCTATGGTATTGTCATGGATTTATACGATAAGCTGGTAGAACTTTTAGGCGAGGAAGTGATACCTCTAAAGGATTATATTAAAATACTGGAAGCCGGTCTGAAAGAAGCCAAAGTAGGGTTGATTCCACCGGGGCTTGATCAGGTAATGGTTGGTGATATTAAAAGAACTAGATTAAAGGATATTAAGGCCTTGTTCTTTGTGGGAGCTAATGACGGAATTATTCCGGGAAGCAATGACAAGGGCGGTATCTTGACAGATATGGAACGGCAGGCATTGTCAGAGCAGAACCTTGAGCTGGCTCCGACCCAACGGCAGGCTGCTTATACAGAAAAATTCTACCTTTATCTTGCTATGACAAAGCCTCAGGAAAGGCTTTATATTACGTTCTCTAAACTTTCAGAGGATGGAAAGGCAGTGCGTCCCTCCTACATTATTGATACGGTACGTAAGATTTTTCCTTTACTTACGATACAGGACGAAGAGGATTTTAATGAAGATTTAGAGCACATTCTTGGAGATAACAATGGAATGGACTATCTCATTAAGGGAATTAGAAACCTCTCTGTCTTCGAGGAGACAGATACATGGAAGGAGTTGTTTTCTTATTATCATTCCAAAGAAGAATTTAGAGATACTTTACGACAATTGTCCCAGGCAGCAACTTATGTGAATCAGGATAAGGGGTTATCAAAACAAATTGCAGGTTTATTATATGGAAATATTTTATCCGGCAGTGTTACAAGATTTGAAAAGTATGCTGCTTGTGCCTTTGCCCATTATGTTACATATGGTCTGGAACTACAGGAAAGACAGGAATACCGTCTGGCTGTGCCAGATATCGGAAACCTGTTTCACAATGCGATTGAGTTATTTTCAAGAAAAATGAGTGAAAGTGAATATAACTGGCATACGATACCGGATGTAATCAGGGATACTTGGGCAGCAGAATGTGTGCAGGAGGCAGCACAGGGCTATGGCAATGCCATTTTCTCCAGTTCCAAACGTTATAATTATCTGGTAAAGAGAGTGGAGAGAATCACTAAAAGGACGCTATGGGCTTTGAGTGAGCAGATTAAGAAAGGGGATTTTGAACCCTTAGCTTACGAATTGTTTTTCTCAGAAAAAAGCAGTCTTAATAGCTTAAACATAGATTTATCAAAAGAAAAAGGCATCCGCTTGCAGGGGCGAATTGACAGATTGGATTTGTGTGAAGAAGAAAACAAGCTTATGGTACGGGTAATTGATTACAAATCCGGTACTACTTCCTTTGATCTTTTATCACTCTACTATGGACTTCAGATTCAGCTGGCAGTGTATATGAGTGCGGCATTAGAATTAATGGAACAGGAACACCCGGATAAAGAAGTAATACCTGCCGGAATCCTTTACTATAATATAGACGATCCTTTTGTGGATAAGGGCAGTAATGCAGAGGAAAGTATTTTAAAAGAATTAAAAATGAATGGAATCGTTAACAGTGATGCAGAAGTAATAAAACGTTTGGATAAAACCTTTCAGACAGAGGGCGAGCAGATACGTCCCTCTGTAAAGTCAGATGTCATTCCGGTAGAATCTAACAAGGATGGCCTTCCCACCAAGCGCTCTAGCATAGCCGATGCTGGCCGCCTAAAGCGTATGGAGGACTATGTTATTAAAACAGTGAAGCAATATGGAGATGCTATATTGCAGGGAAAAACTGATATAAAACCTTACCAGATGGGAAAACGAACAGCCTGCGATTATTGTCCTTATAAAAGTGTATGTGGCTTTGATACAAAGCTGAATGGTTATGCCTATCGAAATCTAGGTTCCTTGTCCACAGAGGAAGTGTGGGAGAAACTGACCCGGAAGAACGGTAACAAAGAAGGAGGGGATTCAAGTGAATTGGACGACTGA
- a CDS encoding DegV family protein yields the protein MALKIITDSASDIPKWLVEKYQLHVIPTPVVIDEKDYFDGDTILPEEFYNILRSGTEVKTYHINSFMFRQNFEPYAKNKDQVIYICFSTGIAGTFNAANIAKEELLEVYPDFDLTIVDSKCASLGFGLVVEKALRMVEKQVPKETVIEAIRYHCDHMEHIFTVETLEYLYKGGRLSRTSAIAGGLLDIKPIIEVNDKGALAAFEKVRGRQKSLKRLVELVGERSTELKNQTLGLVHGDDLPTLESVKKLLTDKYGCKNFIESYVGCAIGAHTGPGIIGIIFLDAPSPYDKYLQ from the coding sequence ATGGCACTAAAAATTATTACGGATTCTGCTTCAGATATTCCTAAATGGCTGGTGGAAAAGTATCAATTACATGTAATACCGACACCGGTTGTCATAGATGAAAAGGATTATTTTGATGGTGATACTATCTTGCCCGAGGAATTTTACAATATCTTAAGAAGTGGTACCGAAGTTAAAACGTACCATATCAATTCTTTTATGTTCAGGCAAAACTTTGAACCTTATGCCAAAAATAAAGACCAGGTTATTTATATATGCTTTTCCACAGGCATTGCCGGTACCTTTAATGCTGCCAACATTGCTAAAGAGGAATTGCTGGAAGTGTATCCTGATTTTGATTTAACAATTGTTGATTCTAAATGTGCTTCCCTTGGGTTTGGACTTGTTGTGGAAAAGGCTCTAAGAATGGTAGAAAAGCAGGTACCCAAAGAGACTGTTATAGAGGCCATTCGGTATCACTGCGACCATATGGAACATATATTTACGGTAGAGACTTTGGAGTATCTTTATAAAGGCGGAAGACTTAGCAGAACCTCTGCCATAGCCGGAGGATTATTAGACATAAAACCCATTATAGAAGTGAATGATAAGGGAGCTCTTGCTGCCTTTGAAAAAGTAAGAGGACGTCAGAAATCATTAAAAAGGCTGGTAGAGCTAGTTGGTGAAAGAAGTACAGAACTTAAAAACCAGACTCTTGGACTGGTACATGGCGATGATTTACCCACACTTGAGAGTGTAAAAAAGCTGCTTACTGATAAATATGGCTGTAAAAACTTTATAGAAAGTTATGTAGGCTGTGCAATTGGTGCTCATACAGGTCCCGGTATTATCGGTATTATATTTTTAGACGCACCTTCACCTTATGATAAGTATTTGCAATAA
- a CDS encoding NAD(+) synthase, with the protein MIDGFIKVAAATPKIKVADCEYNADRILELIHQAEENQVKVVVLPELCITGYTCGELFLQDTLLASALQQLERIIKETSDMEVLVTLGVPVCRNGKLLNTAAVIHKGKLLGLVPKRNLPNYSEFYEARYFMPGPETVEYISVFGQKVPLGTKLLFSCSNLPALTIGVEICEDLWVPMPPSVGHTMAGATLILNPSASDETTGKDIYRRDLIKMQSAKLVCGYIYADSGEGESTTDLVFAGHNLIAENGLLLKESKRFQNEFICSELDVQKLTNERRRMTTFSFSGAESYEFVNFSYGFTEPTETKLTRFIDKAPFVPGRKEERDRRCEEIINIQAYGLKKRLEHTGLKCAVIAISGGLDSTLALLVTCKAFDLLKLDRKGIVTVTMPCFGTTDRTYRNALSLAEQLGTDIKEIPIKDAVLLHFRDIGHDKDVHDITYENSQARERTQIIMDLSNKYNGLVIGTGDMSELALGWATYNGDHMSMYGVNASVPKTLVRYLVSYFAETTEDEKLRSVLLDVLDTPVSPELLPPVEGEIVQKTEDIVGPYELHDFYMYYILRFGFTPTKIYRLAVTAFDGMYDKDTILKWLKTFYRRFFSQQFKRSCLPDGPKVGSVAVSPRGDLRMPSDASAALWLNELNKIQG; encoded by the coding sequence ATGATAGACGGATTTATAAAAGTTGCAGCGGCAACACCAAAGATAAAAGTAGCTGACTGTGAATATAATGCAGACAGAATACTGGAGCTTATTCATCAGGCAGAAGAAAATCAGGTAAAGGTAGTAGTATTGCCGGAGCTGTGTATAACAGGCTACACCTGTGGAGAATTGTTTTTACAGGATACACTGTTAGCAAGTGCTTTACAGCAATTAGAAAGAATCATAAAAGAGACTTCGGATATGGAGGTTTTGGTAACCTTAGGAGTTCCTGTCTGTAGGAATGGTAAATTGCTAAATACGGCAGCTGTTATTCATAAAGGCAAACTTTTAGGGCTTGTACCAAAAAGAAATCTTCCGAATTACTCAGAATTTTATGAAGCGAGATATTTTATGCCGGGTCCTGAAACAGTTGAATATATCTCAGTATTCGGGCAAAAGGTACCGCTGGGCACCAAGCTGTTGTTTAGCTGTTCGAATCTGCCGGCACTTACAATAGGAGTAGAAATCTGTGAAGATTTATGGGTTCCTATGCCTCCAAGTGTAGGACATACTATGGCAGGGGCGACCCTTATCTTAAACCCTTCAGCCAGTGATGAAACCACGGGTAAGGATATATATAGACGTGATTTAATTAAGATGCAGTCTGCAAAGCTTGTTTGTGGCTATATCTATGCAGATTCCGGTGAAGGGGAATCTACAACAGACCTGGTCTTTGCAGGTCATAACCTAATTGCTGAAAACGGCTTGTTATTAAAAGAATCCAAACGTTTTCAGAATGAATTTATTTGTTCTGAACTTGATGTACAGAAATTAACCAATGAAAGAAGAAGAATGACTACTTTTTCTTTTTCAGGTGCAGAGAGTTATGAGTTTGTTAATTTTAGCTATGGCTTTACCGAACCCACTGAAACAAAATTAACTAGATTTATTGATAAAGCCCCCTTTGTACCGGGAAGAAAAGAGGAACGGGACAGAAGGTGTGAGGAGATTATTAACATACAAGCCTATGGGCTTAAAAAGAGATTAGAACATACCGGACTTAAATGTGCAGTAATTGCCATATCCGGAGGGCTTGATTCTACCCTTGCATTACTAGTAACCTGTAAAGCGTTTGATTTATTGAAGCTTGACCGAAAAGGTATTGTAACTGTCACCATGCCCTGTTTTGGGACTACGGACAGAACCTATAGGAATGCCCTTTCCTTAGCAGAACAGCTGGGAACTGATATAAAAGAAATTCCTATTAAGGATGCAGTATTACTTCATTTTAGAGACATTGGACATGATAAGGATGTTCATGATATTACTTATGAGAATTCTCAGGCAAGAGAAAGAACACAAATTATTATGGATTTATCCAATAAATATAACGGACTAGTAATAGGAACCGGAGATATGTCAGAGCTTGCACTTGGTTGGGCAACTTATAATGGTGATCATATGTCTATGTACGGGGTTAATGCTTCAGTACCAAAAACACTGGTACGGTACCTGGTATCATACTTTGCGGAAACCACAGAGGATGAAAAATTAAGAAGTGTCCTCTTGGATGTACTTGATACACCCGTAAGTCCCGAACTTTTACCGCCGGTGGAAGGTGAGATTGTCCAAAAGACAGAGGATATCGTGGGGCCTTATGAGCTTCATGATTTTTATATGTATTATATTCTCAGATTCGGATTTACTCCGACAAAGATATACAGACTGGCAGTTACGGCTTTTGATGGAATGTATGATAAGGATACCATCTTAAAATGGTTAAAAACTTTTTATAGAAGATTCTTTTCGCAGCAATTTAAACGCTCTTGTCTTCCAGATGGCCCTAAGGTGGGTTCAGTTGCAGTTTCTCCAAGGGGAGATTTGCGTATGCCAAGTGATGCCAGTGCGGCACTTTGGCTGAATGAGCTTAATAAAATACAAGGATAA
- a CDS encoding sensor histidine kinase: MNLYTNTSMDNYQSRLQDQADRISEQLSSMIQNNETENFLEYLNVLQQMDTDKPDIWTISNPDAVNPMDKSVESASWEDIILPQDFTQVIRKAFAGFIEHRSGYYEEFGGMSAVVGVPVWVNDEVVGAVMLVSEIKEQEKLIQNSMSMIYLSVGVSLFISFIIAIVFAKGISNPISLMRATALKLADGDYESHTEIKRQDEIGDLARTIDILAVELKENEIERQNREQVRVDFFANVSHELRTPITVIRAYTESLLDGIITDEEKIYQYYVKILSECKGMERLVGDLLLLSKMQNPDFEVDKEPVNVLQIFEDLIKSVHAISDEKNIKVELTKDKPAYMMMGDYDRLKQMFLIILDNAIKFSKENSIIHIILAKQDKLMISIRDEGIGISKEDLPSIFDKFYKSKLKQNEQGSGLGLAIARQIALKHESEIKVKSAPGEGTEFIFYFQCLENYVEELDI, translated from the coding sequence ATGAATCTATATACAAACACTTCAATGGATAATTATCAAAGCAGACTACAAGATCAAGCTGACCGTATCTCAGAACAGTTATCTTCAATGATTCAGAATAATGAAACTGAAAATTTCTTGGAATATTTAAATGTGCTGCAACAAATGGACACAGATAAACCTGATATATGGACCATATCGAATCCGGATGCCGTCAATCCTATGGATAAGAGTGTAGAATCCGCCAGCTGGGAGGATATTATTCTTCCGCAGGACTTTACCCAGGTTATTAGAAAGGCATTTGCTGGTTTTATTGAACATCGGAGCGGTTATTATGAAGAATTTGGAGGTATGTCTGCAGTTGTAGGCGTTCCGGTTTGGGTAAATGATGAAGTAGTTGGTGCAGTTATGTTGGTTTCTGAAATTAAAGAGCAGGAAAAATTAATACAGAATAGTATGAGTATGATTTATTTAAGTGTTGGTGTTTCTTTGTTTATTTCTTTCATTATAGCTATAGTGTTTGCAAAAGGAATATCGAATCCGATATCTCTTATGAGAGCAACTGCACTAAAATTGGCTGACGGAGATTACGAAAGTCATACTGAAATTAAGAGGCAGGATGAAATAGGTGATTTGGCAAGAACGATTGATATTTTGGCAGTAGAATTAAAGGAAAATGAAATAGAGAGACAAAATAGGGAACAGGTCAGAGTTGATTTTTTTGCTAATGTATCCCATGAACTTAGAACACCTATTACTGTAATCAGAGCCTACACAGAATCCCTGTTAGATGGAATTATTACAGATGAGGAAAAAATCTATCAATATTATGTAAAAATTCTCTCCGAGTGCAAAGGCATGGAACGTCTGGTTGGTGATTTACTTTTACTTTCCAAGATGCAGAATCCAGACTTTGAAGTAGATAAGGAACCTGTAAATGTACTTCAAATTTTTGAAGATTTGATAAAAAGTGTCCATGCTATCAGTGATGAAAAAAATATCAAAGTTGAATTGACAAAGGATAAGCCGGCGTACATGATGATGGGTGACTATGACAGGCTAAAGCAGATGTTTTTAATCATTTTAGATAATGCTATAAAATTTTCAAAGGAAAATTCCATCATACACATAATTTTAGCCAAACAGGATAAACTAATGATATCGATACGAGATGAAGGTATCGGTATTTCAAAAGAAGATTTACCTAGTATATTTGATAAGTTCTATAAATCAAAATTAAAGCAAAATGAACAGGGTTCCGGTCTTGGACTTGCAATTGCAAGACAGATTGCGCTAAAACACGAGAGTGAAATTAAGGTAAAAAGTGCACCAGGAGAAGGCACAGAATTTATATTTTACTTCCAATGCTTGGAGAACTATGTAGAAGAATTAGATATTTAG
- a CDS encoding response regulator transcription factor has protein sequence MQYILIADDNNDITDVLSAYSKKEGLEPVVAGDGEEAFRMFERYNPVAVLLDVMMPKEDGYEVCRKIRAKSNVPVILITARGEDFERIMGLDIGADDYIVKPFSPSEVMARIRAVLRRMTRTEKDIKSGNTISLCNLLINLDEYTLHINGNKMSLTKKEIETMWTLAKNPNKVFTRDNLLDSLWGFDYFGDSRTVDSHIKRLRAKLDAVPHPEWSIKTIWGVGYKFEIDEE, from the coding sequence ATGCAATACATTTTAATCGCCGATGACAACAATGATATTACTGACGTTTTATCTGCCTATTCAAAAAAAGAAGGGCTGGAACCAGTAGTTGCAGGTGATGGCGAGGAAGCCTTCCGTATGTTTGAACGTTATAATCCGGTGGCTGTGCTGCTGGATGTAATGATGCCAAAAGAGGATGGATATGAGGTATGCCGGAAAATACGGGCTAAATCTAATGTGCCCGTCATATTAATAACTGCCAGAGGAGAAGACTTTGAAAGAATTATGGGGCTGGATATCGGAGCAGATGATTATATTGTAAAACCATTCAGTCCAAGTGAGGTGATGGCTAGAATAAGAGCAGTACTAAGGCGTATGACAAGAACAGAAAAAGACATAAAGTCAGGCAACACGATTTCACTTTGCAATTTGTTAATTAATTTGGATGAGTATACCTTACATATTAATGGCAATAAGATGTCCCTGACAAAAAAAGAAATCGAAACCATGTGGACACTGGCAAAAAATCCGAATAAAGTTTTTACAAGGGATAATTTACTAGACAGCCTTTGGGGCTTTGATTACTTTGGAGATAGCAGAACTGTAGATTCCCATATTAAAAGACTTAGGGCAAAACTGGATGCGGTACCGCATCCTGAATGGAGCATAAAAACAATTTGGGGTGTAGGCTACAAATTTGAAATTGATGAAGAATAA
- a CDS encoding Ig-like domain-containing protein translates to MRKGFFNKCLMALGMCLFFTVILPIPVAGTVKTASASTIEEGQNDIKLNVKSKSLVKDTTFTLKTYNVTDKQKVSYKSGSTSIVTIDDAGLITAVDFGTTVITVTIKEGVKTVTSLECEITVGPPALSVKLTKSEITLAVGDKTTLSAILKPNNTVEEAKFSSNDSSIASVSIGGRVTARTVGVTYIFASIGNGKYDMCKVTVVEKLEQTDQSTE, encoded by the coding sequence ATGCGAAAAGGTTTCTTTAATAAGTGTCTTATGGCACTGGGCATGTGTTTATTTTTTACTGTAATTTTACCAATTCCTGTTGCCGGCACCGTTAAGACTGCAAGCGCAAGTACTATTGAAGAAGGGCAAAATGATATTAAGTTAAATGTTAAAAGTAAGTCTCTGGTAAAAGATACCACGTTTACTTTAAAAACTTATAATGTTACCGATAAGCAAAAGGTGTCCTACAAATCAGGCTCCACTTCAATAGTTACGATTGATGATGCAGGACTTATTACTGCCGTTGATTTCGGAACTACTGTTATCACTGTTACCATAAAGGAAGGAGTCAAAACAGTTACATCCTTGGAATGTGAAATAACTGTCGGCCCCCCTGCACTCAGTGTAAAATTAACAAAGTCCGAAATAACTCTGGCTGTTGGTGATAAAACCACCCTTTCAGCTATTTTAAAACCAAACAATACAGTAGAAGAAGCGAAATTCTCCAGTAATGACTCTTCCATTGCAAGTGTCAGTATCGGAGGGCGTGTTACCGCCAGAACAGTAGGTGTTACCTACATATTTGCATCCATTGGTAACGGTAAATATGATATGTGTAAAGTTACGGTAGTAGAGAAGCTAGAACAGACAGACCAGTCAACTGAATAA
- a CDS encoding flotillin family protein: protein MEAIIIAGSIVGAILLFVLLITTMWKRVPQDKAVVVTGLKKRVISGGGGFVIPLLERSDKISLENMKIEIRTEGARTEQGVDIRADGVAVIKVKSDKESILNAVEQFYTGKEQQTIDIIKDTAKDVLEGKLREIISKMTVEEIYKDREKFASQVQEVAAVGLSSMGLELKAFTIRDISDKNGYLEALGKPRIAEVKKNAAIAEAEALKETKIKVSEAERLGEEAKIIAETHVAEANKEKELKIQAYREEQETVKAKADSAYQIEKNKVAKEVTETAMLVELTKKEKETEIQEKEASRREKELLATVNKQADADMYKISKQADAKKYSELKDAEAFGMSIKVKAEAEAEAIRIKGEAEAAAILAKGKAEAETMEKKAAAYKLYNNAAVTQMIIDKLPDIAASVAEPLAKTEKIVIIDNGSGADGNAKGAAKVSGYVTDIISQLPETIEAMTGFNFMDAVKAKFSGEGMSGSAKKSTEDYTMPVEKVNEEDITVD from the coding sequence ATGGAAGCAATTATTATTGCAGGAAGCATCGTGGGTGCGATACTACTTTTTGTATTGTTAATAACAACAATGTGGAAAAGAGTACCCCAGGACAAAGCTGTGGTAGTTACAGGTCTTAAAAAGAGAGTCATCTCTGGTGGAGGTGGTTTCGTTATACCACTTCTGGAGCGTTCCGATAAGATTTCTCTTGAGAATATGAAAATCGAAATCAGAACAGAAGGTGCCAGAACAGAACAAGGTGTTGATATCCGCGCAGACGGTGTCGCAGTTATTAAAGTAAAAAGCGATAAAGAGAGCATCTTAAATGCAGTTGAGCAGTTCTATACAGGTAAAGAGCAACAGACTATTGACATTATAAAAGACACAGCGAAGGACGTATTAGAAGGTAAGCTGCGTGAAATCATATCTAAAATGACGGTTGAAGAAATTTATAAAGACCGTGAAAAATTTGCCTCTCAGGTTCAGGAGGTAGCAGCAGTAGGTCTTTCCAGTATGGGTCTTGAATTAAAAGCCTTTACCATTCGTGATATATCTGATAAGAATGGATACTTAGAGGCACTTGGTAAACCACGAATTGCAGAAGTTAAGAAAAATGCAGCTATTGCAGAAGCAGAAGCCTTAAAAGAAACCAAAATCAAGGTATCTGAAGCAGAAAGGCTTGGCGAAGAAGCAAAAATTATTGCTGAAACACACGTGGCGGAAGCGAATAAGGAAAAGGAATTAAAGATTCAGGCATATCGTGAAGAACAGGAAACTGTGAAAGCAAAAGCTGACTCGGCCTATCAGATAGAGAAAAACAAGGTTGCCAAAGAGGTTACGGAAACTGCCATGTTAGTTGAGTTAACCAAAAAGGAAAAAGAAACAGAAATCCAGGAAAAAGAAGCAAGCAGACGTGAAAAAGAACTTCTTGCAACTGTAAATAAACAAGCCGATGCAGATATGTACAAGATTAGCAAGCAGGCGGATGCTAAAAAATACTCAGAATTAAAAGATGCAGAAGCTTTCGGTATGTCCATTAAGGTAAAAGCAGAAGCGGAAGCAGAAGCTATAAGAATTAAAGGTGAGGCAGAAGCTGCTGCCATTCTGGCAAAGGGTAAAGCGGAAGCTGAGACCATGGAGAAAAAGGCTGCTGCTTATAAACTTTATAATAATGCGGCTGTAACACAGATGATTATTGATAAATTGCCTGATATTGCAGCTTCAGTAGCAGAACCCTTGGCTAAAACCGAAAAAATCGTTATTATTGACAATGGCAGCGGTGCAGATGGTAATGCAAAAGGTGCAGCTAAAGTATCCGGATATGTAACCGATATTATCAGCCAGTTACCAGAAACAATAGAAGCTATGACGGGTTTTAATTTTATGGATGCTGTAAAAGCTAAATTCTCAGGTGAAGGTATGTCGGGGTCAGCTAAAAAAAGCACAGAAGACTATACAATGCCTGTAGAAAAAGTGAATGAGGAAGATATAACCGTTGACTGA
- a CDS encoding cold-shock protein: MNKGTVKWFNAKKGFGFISDEEGKDIFVHFSAITMDGFKVLEEGQAVAFDIVNGEKGPQAANVTAV, translated from the coding sequence ATGAATAAGGGAACAGTTAAATGGTTCAACGCAAAAAAGGGGTTTGGTTTTATCTCAGATGAAGAAGGCAAAGATATTTTTGTTCACTTCTCCGCTATAACAATGGACGGCTTTAAGGTTCTTGAAGAAGGACAGGCTGTAGCATTTGATATTGTTAACGGAGAAAAAGGACCTCAGGCTGCTAATGTAACAGCCGTGTAA